A DNA window from Iodobacter ciconiae contains the following coding sequences:
- the deoC gene encoding deoxyribose-phosphate aldolase, producing MATQNQLCAAALRGLHLMDLTALNDSDTVASIEALAASAKTPVGNPAALCVYAQFVPTAKAALAACDLNIPVATVTNFPSGEPTPDEAAAETAAAIANGADEVDVVFPWRALMAGDEQVGFDVVAQSRAAVGDKILKVIIESGELKTPALIRKASEISIAAGAHFIKTSTGKVPVNATLEAAEIMIQAIKDSGKAVGFKAAGGVRTAQDALEYLAIADRIMGPDWAQAATFRFGASSLMASLLTTLGHDAGATAKSAY from the coding sequence ATGGCGACTCAAAATCAGCTCTGTGCCGCAGCCCTGCGTGGTTTGCATTTAATGGATTTAACCGCGCTGAACGATAGCGATACTGTAGCATCGATTGAAGCTTTAGCTGCATCAGCTAAAACTCCGGTTGGCAATCCCGCAGCGCTCTGTGTTTACGCGCAATTTGTACCAACAGCAAAAGCCGCGCTGGCGGCGTGCGACTTGAATATTCCTGTAGCTACTGTGACCAATTTCCCAAGTGGCGAGCCAACACCGGATGAAGCTGCGGCTGAAACTGCTGCCGCTATCGCTAATGGTGCAGATGAAGTGGATGTCGTGTTTCCATGGCGTGCGCTGATGGCGGGGGATGAGCAGGTTGGCTTTGATGTGGTAGCTCAAAGCCGCGCTGCGGTAGGTGACAAAATTCTGAAAGTTATTATCGAAAGCGGCGAGCTAAAAACACCTGCTCTGATTCGTAAAGCCAGTGAAATTTCAATTGCTGCAGGCGCGCACTTTATTAAAACCTCCACCGGTAAAGTGCCGGTGAATGCCACCTTGGAAGCCGCTGAAATTATGATTCAGGCGATTAAAGACAGCGGCAAAGCCGTGGGCTTTAAAGCTGCAGGCGGCGTGCGTACTGCACAGGATGCGCTGGAATATTTGGCGATTGCCGATCGCATTATGGGGCCGGACTGGGCACAAGCTGCGACTTTCCGTTTTGGAGCGTCCAGCCTGATGGCTAGCTTGCTAACCACTTTGGGCCACGACGCAGGCGCAACAGCTAAATCTGCGTATTGA
- a CDS encoding cytidine deaminase, with protein sequence MKREELDSRELLDQARIARTMAYAPYSRFLVGAALITKDGRVFHGCNVENASYGLCNCAERTVLFSAVANGYKPGDFSAIAVVGDTDGPIAPCGACRQVMIEIGTPALPVILGNMKEDMEVTTAGALLPGAFYLDPNDTPAL encoded by the coding sequence ATGAAGCGTGAAGAACTCGATTCAAGAGAATTACTCGATCAGGCCCGCATCGCCAGAACGATGGCTTATGCGCCGTATTCGCGTTTTCTGGTTGGCGCGGCGCTGATTACCAAAGATGGCCGTGTGTTTCACGGCTGTAATGTAGAAAACGCTTCTTATGGCCTGTGCAATTGTGCAGAGCGTACCGTGCTGTTTAGTGCGGTGGCTAATGGCTATAAACCGGGTGATTTCTCTGCTATTGCCGTGGTTGGTGACACCGATGGCCCGATTGCGCCTTGCGGTGCCTGCCGCCAGGTCATGATAGAAATCGGCACACCGGCGCTGCCGGTGATTTTGGGCAATATGAAAGAAGATATGGAAGTCACTACGGCAGGCGCTCTATTGCCGGGTGCGTTCTATCTTGATCCAAACGATACACCTGCGCTGTAA
- the ilvA gene encoding threonine ammonia-lyase, biosynthetic — translation MSKDYLESIIKARVYDVAIESPLEFAPNLSRRIGNKVLFKREDMQPVFSFKIRGAYNKMSKLSHAELERGVVAASAGNHAQGVAMAAQHLKCRATIVMPTTAPHIKVDAVTRRGAEVVLIGDSYSDCYQHALNLAEQTGATLIHPFDDPDVIAGQGTVAMEILRQYPDHIDAVFIPVGGGGLLAGMAAYIKRLRPEIKIMGVEPTDANTMYLSLKLGERITLPQVGIFADGVAVKQVGEETFRLCTDFVDDVILVDTDAMCAAIKDVFEDNRSILEPAGALAIAGLKAWATREGKQDATLIAIASGANMNFDRLRYIAEQAEMGEQREAIVAVTIPEQPGSFRTFCKLIGARNITEFNYRYSCATEAHVFVGLSIQNRSEVVDLIANLASAKIAAVDLTDNELAKLHIRHLVGGKAPNVCNERLMRFEFPERPGALLNFLDGMNGKWNISLFHYRNHGADYGRILVGIQVPEQDDAAFKDFVKKLGYMHWDESNNPAYHLFLGA, via the coding sequence ATGTCGAAAGATTACCTGGAAAGTATTATCAAAGCCCGTGTCTACGATGTGGCTATTGAATCCCCCCTCGAATTTGCCCCCAATCTGTCGCGCCGCATTGGTAATAAAGTACTGTTTAAACGCGAAGACATGCAGCCCGTATTCTCATTTAAAATTCGCGGTGCTTACAACAAAATGTCCAAACTTAGCCACGCCGAGCTGGAGCGTGGTGTAGTCGCTGCATCGGCAGGCAATCATGCGCAAGGTGTGGCAATGGCTGCCCAGCACTTAAAATGCCGCGCTACGATTGTGATGCCAACAACGGCCCCGCATATTAAAGTTGATGCTGTTACCCGCCGGGGTGCCGAAGTGGTTTTAATTGGCGACTCTTACTCCGATTGCTATCAGCACGCGCTTAACTTAGCCGAGCAAACCGGTGCCACGCTGATTCATCCCTTTGATGATCCTGATGTGATTGCCGGGCAGGGTACCGTGGCAATGGAAATCTTGCGCCAGTATCCAGATCATATCGATGCGGTTTTTATTCCTGTCGGCGGCGGCGGCCTGCTTGCCGGGATGGCCGCGTATATCAAGCGCCTGCGTCCGGAAATTAAAATCATGGGTGTAGAGCCAACCGATGCCAACACCATGTATTTAAGCCTGAAACTGGGCGAGCGCATTACCCTGCCACAAGTGGGCATTTTTGCCGATGGCGTAGCGGTTAAACAGGTTGGCGAGGAAACCTTCCGCCTTTGTACAGATTTTGTAGATGACGTGATTCTGGTTGATACCGACGCCATGTGCGCAGCAATTAAAGATGTATTCGAAGACAATCGCTCCATTTTGGAGCCAGCCGGAGCACTTGCCATTGCGGGCCTTAAAGCCTGGGCCACACGTGAAGGCAAACAAGACGCCACCCTGATCGCCATAGCATCAGGCGCAAATATGAATTTTGACCGCCTGCGCTATATTGCCGAGCAGGCCGAGATGGGCGAGCAGCGCGAAGCAATTGTGGCGGTTACTATTCCAGAGCAGCCAGGCTCTTTCCGTACTTTTTGCAAGCTAATTGGCGCGCGCAATATCACCGAGTTCAACTACCGCTATTCCTGCGCCACCGAAGCCCATGTGTTTGTCGGCCTATCGATCCAGAATCGCAGCGAAGTGGTTGATCTGATTGCAAATCTTGCCAGCGCAAAAATCGCCGCTGTCGATCTGACAGATAATGAACTCGCCAAACTGCATATCCGCCATTTAGTTGGCGGCAAAGCGCCAAATGTTTGCAACGAGCGCCTGATGCGTTTCGAGTTTCCTGAGCGCCCCGGTGCCTTGCTCAACTTCCTGGACGGAATGAATGGAAAGTGGAATATCAGCCTCTTTCACTACCGCAATCACGGTGCAGACTACGGCCGTATCCTGGTTGGCATTCAGGTGCCGGAACAGGACGATGCCGCATTCAAGGACTTTGTGAAAAAGCTGGGCTATATGCACTGGGATGAAAGCAATAATCCTGCGTATCACTTATTTCTGGGCGCGTAA
- the deoA gene encoding thymidine phosphorylase — protein MFLPQEIIRKKRNGDVLSGDEIRFFVSGISDQSISEGQIAALAMAVYFKGMELDERVALTLAMRDSGQVLDWRGLDLSGPVLDKHSTGGVGDLVSLLLGPMIAACGGFVPMISGRGLGHTGGTLDKFDAIPGYNTEPSTELFRKTVREVGVAIIGQTGDLAPADKRLYAIRDVTATVESVAMITGSILSKKLSAGLDALVMDVKVGSGAFMPNLAASRELASSIVDVGNGAGLPTAALLTDMNEPLAPCAGNAIEVRCALDYLSGKHRPARLHQVTMALCSEMLVLGKLAANAAEAESKLMAALNSGRAAEIFGRMIASLGGPADFIEKPERYLPQAALQIAVPAAQNGFIVAIDTRALGMAVVSLGGGRRKPGELLDYAVGITQIAGLGQEVRAGEPLAIVHAQNAQAAALAAQEIQAAFTYGLTAVASNPIIY, from the coding sequence ATGTTTCTGCCCCAGGAAATCATCCGTAAAAAGCGCAATGGTGATGTTTTAAGCGGCGATGAAATTCGTTTTTTTGTGTCTGGCATTAGTGATCAGAGCATTTCTGAAGGGCAAATCGCGGCACTTGCGATGGCCGTTTACTTTAAAGGCATGGAGCTGGATGAGCGCGTGGCGCTGACTTTGGCGATGCGGGATTCCGGGCAGGTATTGGATTGGCGCGGTCTGGATTTATCCGGGCCGGTGCTGGATAAACATTCAACGGGCGGCGTGGGTGATTTGGTTTCCCTGCTGCTTGGGCCAATGATTGCGGCTTGCGGTGGTTTTGTACCGATGATTTCCGGCCGTGGTTTGGGCCACACCGGCGGTACGCTGGATAAATTTGATGCTATTCCCGGCTACAACACCGAGCCAAGTACCGAGTTATTTCGCAAAACAGTACGTGAAGTGGGCGTGGCTATCATCGGCCAGACCGGGGATTTAGCTCCGGCTGATAAGCGCCTCTACGCAATTCGCGATGTGACCGCCACAGTGGAATCGGTGGCCATGATTACCGGCTCGATTCTGTCGAAAAAACTATCGGCAGGGCTGGATGCGCTGGTGATGGATGTCAAAGTAGGCAGCGGCGCATTTATGCCTAATCTGGCCGCATCGCGTGAGCTGGCAAGCAGCATTGTGGATGTGGGGAATGGCGCAGGCCTGCCCACCGCCGCACTGCTCACCGATATGAACGAGCCACTTGCCCCATGTGCGGGTAATGCCATCGAAGTGCGCTGTGCGCTGGATTATCTGAGTGGCAAACATCGCCCAGCGCGCTTGCATCAGGTGACGATGGCGCTTTGTAGCGAGATGCTGGTGCTGGGCAAGTTGGCAGCTAATGCGGCCGAGGCAGAAAGTAAACTCATGGCGGCCCTTAATAGCGGCCGGGCAGCAGAAATATTTGGCCGTATGATTGCCAGCCTTGGTGGGCCGGCTGATTTTATTGAAAAACCGGAACGATACCTGCCACAGGCAGCGCTACAAATTGCGGTGCCGGCTGCGCAAAATGGCTTTATTGTGGCGATAGATACCCGTGCTCTGGGGATGGCTGTAGTCAGCCTGGGTGGCGGCCGTCGTAAGCCGGGTGAGCTACTTGATTACGCGGTAGGAATTACACAAATTGCTGGCTTAGGCCAGGAAGTGAGAGCTGGCGAGCCATTGGCGATCGTGCATGCACAAAACGCACAGGCAGCAGCGCTGGCAGCGCAAGAAATACAGGCCGCATTTACTTATGGTTTAACTGCCGTTGCCAGTAACCCAATTATTTATTAA
- a CDS encoding phosphopentomutase, which produces MRAIFLIMDSLGVGAAPDADKFGDVGSNTLGHIAERCFNGEADIDRSGPLKIPNLETLGMGLACGLASGTVPAGLSATITPIAAYGAAFEISSGKDTPSGHWELAGVPVLFDWGYFTKKTDTFPPELLETLVKRAGLPGYLGNCHASGTDIIAKLGDEHRATGKPIFYTSADSVFQIAAHEESFGLEKLYELCQIAHEEMLPYNICRVIARPFSGETAATYARTGNRHDYAVAPPAKTVLEKLTDAGGTVVSIGKIADIYANCGITKGIKASGLTALWDATLKATIEAPDNSIVMTNFVDFDEKFGHRRDVAGYARGLELFDKRLPEMLALLKDDDILIISADHGCDPSWPGTEHTREHVPVLVYGKCVPAGSIGIRESFADVGQSLANWFNLSSFPVGKAFLE; this is translated from the coding sequence GTGCGTGCTATTTTCCTGATTATGGATTCACTTGGTGTAGGCGCTGCGCCCGATGCAGACAAATTTGGTGATGTAGGCTCCAATACCCTTGGCCATATTGCAGAGCGTTGTTTTAATGGTGAAGCCGATATTGATCGCAGCGGCCCGTTGAAAATTCCGAACTTAGAAACGTTGGGAATGGGTTTGGCATGTGGCCTGGCTAGCGGTACGGTGCCAGCGGGTCTGTCTGCTACGATTACGCCGATTGCGGCCTATGGTGCGGCATTCGAGATTTCTTCGGGTAAAGACACGCCTTCGGGCCACTGGGAATTAGCAGGCGTGCCGGTCTTGTTTGACTGGGGTTATTTTACTAAAAAAACGGATACTTTCCCGCCAGAGCTGCTGGAAACGCTGGTGAAACGCGCGGGTCTGCCCGGCTATCTGGGTAACTGCCACGCTTCTGGCACCGATATCATTGCCAAGCTGGGTGATGAGCATCGTGCCACGGGCAAGCCGATTTTTTATACTTCGGCCGATTCGGTGTTCCAGATTGCTGCACACGAAGAAAGCTTTGGTCTGGAAAAACTCTATGAGCTTTGCCAGATCGCCCATGAAGAAATGCTGCCCTACAATATTTGCCGCGTAATTGCCCGCCCGTTTAGTGGAGAAACAGCCGCCACTTACGCCCGCACTGGCAATCGTCACGATTATGCGGTGGCCCCACCTGCCAAAACCGTGCTGGAAAAGCTGACCGATGCAGGCGGTACGGTCGTTTCTATCGGCAAAATCGCTGATATTTACGCTAATTGCGGCATCACTAAAGGCATCAAGGCCAGCGGTTTGACCGCGCTATGGGATGCTACGCTAAAAGCCACGATTGAGGCACCGGATAACAGCATTGTGATGACCAATTTTGTTGATTTTGATGAAAAATTTGGTCACCGCCGTGATGTTGCCGGTTACGCCCGGGGTTTGGAATTATTCGATAAGCGCCTGCCAGAAATGCTGGCCCTGCTTAAAGATGACGATATTTTGATTATCTCTGCCGATCATGGCTGCGACCCAAGCTGGCCAGGCACTGAGCACACGCGCGAACATGTGCCGGTATTGGTTTACGGTAAGTGCGTTCCGGCAGGCAGTATTGGTATTCGTGAATCTTTCGCCGATGTTGGGCAGAGCCTGGCTAACTGGTTCAATCTTTCTTCTTTCCCTGTCGGGAAAGCTTTTCTGGAGTAA
- a CDS encoding NupC/NupG family nucleoside CNT transporter encodes MFEVGRSLIGIAVLLSIAFAISMNRKAIKPRIIIAALLTQISIGAIVLFIPLGKDILLNVANAVNHVLEYGNHGISFLFGGLVDKKMFEVFGNGGFVFAFRVLPMIIFMTSFISVLYYLGVMRWIVTILGTIFQKLLGVSKLESFSAVTTIFLGQSEMPAVVKPFMKSMSGPELFAVMSSGMAAIAGSVLAGYAGLGVRMEYLIAASFMAIPGGLLFAKIICPSTEESTVEIKDLTFDEERPANMIEAGAAGAAVGLKIALNVGAMLLAFIGLIALLNGMVAGVSGLFGHPEYNLEMILGWLFSPLAYLIGVPWEHATLAGNFLGQKMILNEFVAFVGLAPYLKDAADVSAAGLQVLDAKTLAILSFALCGFANFSSIAILAGGFGSVAPERRSEVSRYGLRVVAAATLSNLMSATIAGLFISMA; translated from the coding sequence ATGTTTGAAGTTGGACGCAGCCTAATAGGTATCGCTGTTTTATTATCGATTGCTTTTGCAATCTCAATGAACCGCAAAGCAATTAAACCACGCATTATTATTGCAGCATTATTAACACAGATTTCTATTGGTGCAATTGTATTGTTTATCCCATTGGGTAAAGATATTTTACTGAATGTGGCCAATGCAGTGAATCATGTGCTGGAATACGGTAATCACGGTATCTCATTTTTATTCGGCGGTTTAGTCGATAAAAAAATGTTTGAGGTATTTGGCAACGGCGGATTTGTGTTTGCATTCCGTGTGTTACCGATGATTATTTTTATGACATCGTTTATTTCAGTGCTCTACTATCTTGGTGTAATGCGCTGGATTGTGACGATTTTAGGGACCATCTTCCAAAAGCTGCTTGGTGTGAGCAAGCTGGAGTCATTCTCTGCTGTAACGACTATTTTTCTGGGGCAAAGCGAAATGCCTGCGGTGGTTAAACCGTTTATGAAAAGTATGAGTGGCCCCGAGCTGTTTGCGGTGATGTCCAGCGGTATGGCTGCGATTGCCGGCTCGGTATTGGCGGGTTACGCAGGCCTTGGCGTGCGTATGGAATACCTGATTGCTGCTTCATTTATGGCAATTCCGGGTGGTTTGCTATTTGCCAAAATTATTTGCCCAAGCACCGAAGAGAGTACGGTAGAAATTAAAGACCTGACTTTTGATGAAGAGCGCCCTGCAAATATGATTGAGGCGGGCGCTGCCGGCGCTGCGGTAGGTTTGAAAATTGCACTGAATGTGGGTGCAATGTTGTTGGCGTTTATTGGCTTGATTGCCTTGTTAAATGGCATGGTGGCAGGTGTGTCAGGTTTATTTGGTCATCCTGAATACAATCTGGAAATGATTCTGGGATGGCTGTTCTCGCCGCTGGCTTATTTGATTGGTGTGCCTTGGGAACATGCAACGCTGGCTGGTAATTTCCTTGGCCAGAAAATGATTCTGAATGAGTTTGTGGCCTTTGTAGGCTTGGCTCCTTATCTTAAAGATGCGGCGGATGTTTCGGCGGCCGGTTTGCAGGTCCTGGATGCTAAAACACTGGCTATTTTGTCTTTTGCTTTGTGTGGCTTTGCCAATTTCTCATCAATTGCCATTCTGGCAGGTGGTTTTGGGTCGGTTGCACCAGAGCGCCGCTCCGAAGTAAGCCGTTATGGCCTGCGTGTGGTGGCTGCAGCAACGCTGTCTAATTTGATGAGCGCAACGATTGCAGGCTTGTTTATTAGCATGGCTTAA
- the udp gene encoding uridine phosphorylase — protein sequence MSKSEVFHLGLAKSDLAGATLAIVPGDPARVQRIAEKMGNAKLLASHREFTTYLAELDGKPIVICSTGIGGPSTSIAVEELAQLGINTFLRVGTTGAIQAHINVGDVLVTTGSVRLDGASLHFAPMSFPAVADFGCTTALVNAAKKAGKPLHIGVTASSDTFYPGQERYDTCSGRVVSSMQGSMKEWQAMGVMNYEMESATLLTMCATQGWRAGMVAGVIVNRTQQEIPDAEAMKLAEHTAVDIVIEAARNLL from the coding sequence ATGTCTAAATCTGAAGTTTTCCATTTAGGTCTCGCTAAAAGCGATTTAGCTGGTGCCACTCTTGCGATTGTTCCAGGGGACCCTGCTCGTGTGCAGCGTATTGCTGAAAAAATGGGCAATGCCAAGTTGCTGGCCAGCCATCGTGAATTCACTACCTATCTTGCCGAACTCGATGGCAAGCCGATTGTGATTTGCTCTACCGGCATCGGCGGCCCTTCTACTTCAATTGCGGTTGAAGAGCTGGCACAGCTGGGGATTAATACTTTCCTGCGCGTGGGTACAACCGGCGCAATTCAAGCGCATATCAATGTGGGTGACGTGCTGGTGACTACCGGCTCGGTGCGTCTGGACGGCGCAAGCCTGCACTTTGCACCGATGAGCTTCCCTGCTGTGGCTGATTTTGGCTGCACGACGGCATTGGTGAATGCGGCTAAAAAAGCAGGCAAACCACTGCATATCGGTGTAACGGCTTCATCAGATACTTTCTACCCGGGGCAGGAACGTTACGATACTTGCAGCGGCCGCGTGGTGAGTAGCATGCAGGGCTCGATGAAAGAATGGCAAGCGATGGGCGTGATGAATTACGAAATGGAATCAGCCACTTTGCTAACTATGTGTGCCACTCAGGGCTGGCGTGCAGGGATGGTGGCGGGTGTAATCGTAAACCGCACCCAGCAGGAAATTCCGGATGCAGAAGCGATGAAGCTAGCTGAGCATACTGCGGTAGATATCGTAATTGAGGCTGCACGTAATCTGCTGTAA